Proteins co-encoded in one Medicago truncatula cultivar Jemalong A17 chromosome 8, MtrunA17r5.0-ANR, whole genome shotgun sequence genomic window:
- the LOC25500584 gene encoding NAC domain-containing protein 69 — translation MTNSFPHNYDVPVGFRFRPTDEELVNHYLKKKLLGNDSIVNNVIAEVDVCKFEPWDLPACSLIKSNDPEWFFFCPRDYKYANSKRFNRRTQCGYWKATGLDRKIKVRGTDNVIGIKKTLVFYNGCVPGVKSNWVIHEYHSATFHDNQRTFVLCRLMKKAEKKAEEEIDRMICDEGEPSRHMSSDHENQETVEGIPDVISGTLLEKNMEPMFQEPHQAENYFPFSTYQPSISENENEVSLSNSGFYDSESGHIDMQSPFETIEEENQFINSMLNDGYFVNSEKIRHTFVNFPVQSKSLRMIDYGSSDTDAELVSKPCRNVLDTSTAFLEHPSSSEYYASFRNDFGGLEASSCDSSADKPLEMINCFEISSAPSTLRRNKNQYHPRPATFMSKRAASRISQT, via the exons ATGACAAACTCATTTCCTCATAACTATGACGTTCCTGTTGGATTCAGATTCCGACCAACAGATGAAGAGCTTGTAAACCACTATctcaaaaaaaagttacttgGTAATGATTCCATTGTCAACAATGTTATAGCTGAAGTTGATGTATGCAAGTTCGAACCTTGGGATTTACCAG CTTGTTCTTTGATAAAATCCAATGATCCCGAATGGTTTTTCTTTTGTCCTCGCGATTACAAATACGCAAATAGTAAAAGGTTTAACAGAAGGACACAGTGTGGATACTGGAAAGCCACTGGTCTTGACCGTAAGATTAAGGTTAGAGGCACTGACAATGTTATTGggataaaaaaaacacttgtGTTCTATAATGGTTGTGTTCCTGGTGTTAAAAGCAACTGGGTGATTCATGAATATCATTCTGCCACCTTTCATGATAACCAG AGGACTTTTGTTTTGTGTCGCTTGATGAAGAAAGCTGAGAAAAAAGCTGAAGAGGAAATTGATAGAATGATATGTGATGAAGGGGAGCCTAGTCGACACATGAGTTCCGATCACGAAAATCAAGAAACAGTTGAAGGAATTCCTGAT GTAATAAGTGGTACCTTGCTTGAAAAGAATATGGAACCAATGTTTCAGGAACCTCATCAGGCCGAAAATTACTTTCCTTTCTCAACATACCAGCCTTCAATCTCTGAAAATGAGAACGAAGTATCTTTATCGAACTCAGGATTTTATGATTCTGAAAGTGGTCACATCGATATGCAGAGTCCGTTTGAAACTATTGAAGAGGAAAATCAGTTCATTAATTCGATGTTAAATGACGGATATTTTGTTAATAGCGAAAAAATAAGACACACTTTTGTCAACTTTCCTGTCCAGTCCAAGTCGTTGAGAATGATCGACTATGGAAGCAGTGACACAGATGCTGAATTAGTCTCTAAGCCg TGTCGCAATGTTCTGGATACTTCAACGGCGTTTCTTGAGCATCCTAGCTCAAGCGAATACTATGCATCATTTCGAAATGATTTCGGGGGATTGGAGGCATCCTCTTGTGACTCATCTGCAGATAAACCTCTAGAGATGAtcaattgttttgaaatttctaGTGCACCTTCCACTCtaagaagaaacaaaaaccaGTATCATCCAAGACCAGCCACCTTCATGTCAAAAAGAGCTGCTTCAAGAATATCTCAAACATAG
- the LOC25500585 gene encoding NAC domain-containing protein 69 isoform X1, producing the protein MTTLFPPTLDHVPVGFRFRPTDEELVNHYLKKKLLGNDSIVNNVIAEVDVCNYEPWDLPAFSVVKSDDPEWFFLCPIDYKYAKSKRFKRTTNTGFWKATGKDRKIKVRGSNNIIGIKKTLVYYNGRVPGVKSSWVIHEYHDTTFEDDKRTFVLCRLMKKAEKKAEKEAEADIHDEGEPSRHMSSDHESQEIFEGIPDVSETLPEINMESIFQAQEENFFPFSPQQSSISENEQEVSIPNSRLHDAYFRNDNIIVQSPFKTIEEEDKFISSMIIDGDLDSGHVQSESLKMVYYGSSDTDAEVVSTPCGDILDTSTAFLEHPSSGEYCASKLLKSTHGNVHGSTCFQSLKNGEIEDNNESTFQDYFGGLEASSCDSTADIPLEMINCIKISSSPSTLRKHKNQYHPRPAIFMSKRAASKRS; encoded by the exons ATGACAACCTTATTTCCTCCGACTCTTGACCATGTTCCTGTTGGATTCAGATTCCGACCAACAGATGAAGAGCTTGTAAACCACTATctcaaaaaaaagttacttgGTAATGATTCCATTGTAAACAATGTTATAGCTGAAGTTGATGTATGCAACTATGAACCTTGGGACTTACCag CTTTTTCGGTTGTAAAATCAGATGACCCAGAATGGTTTTTTTTGTGTCCTATTGATTATAAGTATGCCAAGAGTAAAAGGTTTAAGAGGACAACAAATACTGGTTTTTGGAAAGCTACTGGTAAGGACCGGAAGATTAAGGTTAGGGGTAGCAATAATATTATTGGGATTAAGAAGACTCTTGTTTACTACAATGGTCGTGTTCCTGGTGTTAAAAGCAGCTGGGTGATTCATGAATATCATGATACCACCTTTGAAGATGACAAG AGGACTTTTGTTTTATGTCGCTTGATGAAGAAAGCTGAGAAAAAAGCTGAAAAGGAAGCTGAAGCAGATATACATGATGAAGGGGAGCCAAGTAGACACATGAGTTCTGACCATGAAAGTCAAgaaatttttgaaggaattcCTGAT GTGAGTGAAACTTTGCCAGAAATAAATATGGAATCAATATTTCAGGCACAGGAAGAAAATTTCTTTCCTTTCTCACCACAACAGTCTTCAATCTCTGAAAATGAGCAGGAAGTATCAATCCCAAACTCACGACTTCACGATGCCTATTTTAGAAATGACAACATCATTGTTCAGAGTCCATTTAAAACTATTGAAGAGGAAGATAAGTTCATCAGTTCAATGATTATTGACGGGGATTTGGACAGCGGTCATGTCCAGTCCGAGTCGTTGAAAATGGTCTACTATGGAAGCAGTGACACAGATGCTGAAGTAGTCTCTACACCG TGTGGCGATATTCTTGATACTTCAACGGCATTTCTTGAACATCCTAGTTCAGGCGAATACTGTGCATCAAAATTGTTGAAATCAACACATGGTAATGTTCATGGAAGCACCTGTTTTCAATCTTTAAAGAACGGTGAAATTGAAGACAACAACGAGAGTACCTTTCAAGATTATTTTGGGGGATTAGAGGCATCCTCTTGTGATTCAACTGCAGATATACCTTTGGAGATGATCAATTGTATTAAAATATCTAGTTCGCCTTCCACTctaagaaaacacaaaaaccaGTATCATCCAAGACCAGCCATCTTCATGTCAAAAAGAGCTGCTTCAAAAAGATCTTGA
- the LOC25500585 gene encoding NAC domain-containing protein 69 isoform X2 has product MTTLFPPTLDHVPVGFRFRPTDEELVNHYLKKKLLGNDSIVNNVIAEVDVCNYEPWDLPAFSVVKSDDPEWFFLCPIDYKYAKSKRFKRTTNTGFWKATGKDRKIKVRGSNNIIGIKKTLVYYNGRVPGVKSSWVIHEYHDTTFEDDKRTFVLCRLMKKAEKKAEKEAEADIHDEGEPSRHMSSDHESQEIFEGIPDVSETLPEINMESIFQAQEENFFPFSPQQSSISENEQEVSIPNSRLHDAYFRNDNIIVQSPFKTIEEEDKFISSMIIDGDLDSGHVQSESLKMVYYGSSDTDAECGDILDTSTAFLEHPSSGEYCASKLLKSTHGNVHGSTCFQSLKNGEIEDNNESTFQDYFGGLEASSCDSTADIPLEMINCIKISSSPSTLRKHKNQYHPRPAIFMSKRAASKRS; this is encoded by the exons ATGACAACCTTATTTCCTCCGACTCTTGACCATGTTCCTGTTGGATTCAGATTCCGACCAACAGATGAAGAGCTTGTAAACCACTATctcaaaaaaaagttacttgGTAATGATTCCATTGTAAACAATGTTATAGCTGAAGTTGATGTATGCAACTATGAACCTTGGGACTTACCag CTTTTTCGGTTGTAAAATCAGATGACCCAGAATGGTTTTTTTTGTGTCCTATTGATTATAAGTATGCCAAGAGTAAAAGGTTTAAGAGGACAACAAATACTGGTTTTTGGAAAGCTACTGGTAAGGACCGGAAGATTAAGGTTAGGGGTAGCAATAATATTATTGGGATTAAGAAGACTCTTGTTTACTACAATGGTCGTGTTCCTGGTGTTAAAAGCAGCTGGGTGATTCATGAATATCATGATACCACCTTTGAAGATGACAAG AGGACTTTTGTTTTATGTCGCTTGATGAAGAAAGCTGAGAAAAAAGCTGAAAAGGAAGCTGAAGCAGATATACATGATGAAGGGGAGCCAAGTAGACACATGAGTTCTGACCATGAAAGTCAAgaaatttttgaaggaattcCTGAT GTGAGTGAAACTTTGCCAGAAATAAATATGGAATCAATATTTCAGGCACAGGAAGAAAATTTCTTTCCTTTCTCACCACAACAGTCTTCAATCTCTGAAAATGAGCAGGAAGTATCAATCCCAAACTCACGACTTCACGATGCCTATTTTAGAAATGACAACATCATTGTTCAGAGTCCATTTAAAACTATTGAAGAGGAAGATAAGTTCATCAGTTCAATGATTATTGACGGGGATTTGGACAGCGGTCATGTCCAGTCCGAGTCGTTGAAAATGGTCTACTATGGAAGCAGTGACACAGATGCTGAA TGTGGCGATATTCTTGATACTTCAACGGCATTTCTTGAACATCCTAGTTCAGGCGAATACTGTGCATCAAAATTGTTGAAATCAACACATGGTAATGTTCATGGAAGCACCTGTTTTCAATCTTTAAAGAACGGTGAAATTGAAGACAACAACGAGAGTACCTTTCAAGATTATTTTGGGGGATTAGAGGCATCCTCTTGTGATTCAACTGCAGATATACCTTTGGAGATGATCAATTGTATTAAAATATCTAGTTCGCCTTCCACTctaagaaaacacaaaaaccaGTATCATCCAAGACCAGCCATCTTCATGTCAAAAAGAGCTGCTTCAAAAAGATCTTGA
- the LOC25500586 gene encoding protein NTM1-like 9 translates to METSTSMPIGYRFRPTDEELVSHYLNHKLLGNDAIVNNVIADVDFLGSAPWDLPALSKVKSDDKEWFFFTCLDPMKSTKSKTRFNRKTNIKPETETKTKTKDGYWKITGKDREIKTKGTNIVIGIKKTLVFYGNQHEKTNWVMHEYHSFPDNKACASPPRLDMEYFFPETPIEEECSIKSLLKPTSLENENGIGHDQPEAFEEDSADDSSFVDSILNDGVSISKETS, encoded by the exons aTGGAGACCTCAACTTCAATGCCCATAGGTTATAGATTCAGACCAACAGATGAAGAACTTGTGAGTCACTACCTAAATCACAAGTTGCTTGGTAATGATGCGATTGTCAATAACGTAATAGCTGATGTTGATTTTTTAGGCTCTGCACCATGGGATTTACCAg CATTGTCCAAGGTGAAATCGGATGACAAAGAATGGTTTTTCTTCACTTGCCTTGATCCCATGAAGTCCACCAAAAGCAAAACAAGGTTTAATAGAAAAACCAATATCAAACCTGAAACcgaaaccaaaaccaaaaccaaagatGGTTATTGGAAGATCACCGGTAAAGATCGTGAAATCAAGACAAAAGGTACCAACATTGTAATAGGCATAAAAAAGACTCTTGTTTTCTATGGTAATCAACATGAAAAGACCAACTGGGTTATGCATGAGTATCATTCCTTTCCTGATAACAAG GCATGTGCTTCCCCTCCTCGATTGGATATGGAATATTTCTTTCCAGAAACACCGATTGAAGAGGAGTGTAGCATAAAATCACTGCTAAAACCAACCAGTCTTGAGAACGAAAACGGCATTGGACACGATCAACCTGAAGCTTTTGAAGAGGACAGTGCTGATGATTCTTCGTTCGTTGATTCAATTTTGAACGATGGTGTTTCAATTAGTAAAGAAACAAGTTAA
- the LOC25500588 gene encoding NAC domain-containing protein 62 → MTTSFSLIHDCLPVGFRFHPTDQELVNYYLRNKLLGNEEFVNNVIAEVDVFKFKPWDLPAHSVIRSDDSEWFFLCPRNYKYQRCNKFKRGTEFGFWKATGKDHSVKIRGTDEVIGTKKTLVYYLAPHPGVKTNWVIREYHDVVTFDDNTQRTFVLCRLMKKAEIKGEEENDTMMCDEGEPSRQMTPSFPPILHYVGFRFCPTGEELVNHYLRNKLLGNDAIVNNVIAEVDIRKFEPWELPARSVIKSDDQEWFFLCPIEYKYAKSKRFKRTTNNGFWKATGMDRNIRIRGTNEVIGIKKTLVYHENHVPGVKTNWIIHEYHDVTLEDSQVCFVTLRF, encoded by the exons atGACAACCTCATTTTCTCTCATTCATGATTGTCTTCCTGTTGGATTCAGATTCCATCCAACAGATCAAGAGCTTGTAAACTACTATCTCAGAAACAAGTTACTTGGCAATGAAGAGTTTGTTAACAATGTCATAGCTGAAGTTGATGTATTCAAGTTTAAACCTTGGGATTTACCAG CTCATTCAGTGATAAGATCCGATGACTCGGAATGGTTTTTCTTGTGTCCTCGCAATTACAAGTATCAAAGGTGTAATAAGTTTAAGAGAGGAACAGAGTTTGGATTTTGGAAAGCTACTGGAAAAGATCATTCGGTTAAGATTAGAGGAACTGATGAAGTTATTGGGACGAAGAAAACTCTTGTTTACTACCTTGCTCCTCATCCTGGTGTTAAAACCAATTGGGTTATTCGTGAGTACCATGATGTTGTCACATTTGATGATAATACACAG AGGACTTTTGTTTTATGTCGCTTGATGAAAAAAGCCGAGATAAAAGGCGAAGAGGAAAATGATACAATGATGTGTGATGAAGGGGAGCCTAGCAGACAAATGACACCCTCATTTCCTCCCATTCTTCATTATGTTGGATTCAGATTTTGTCCAACAGGTGAAGAGCTAGTTAATCACTACCTTAGAAATAAGTTGCTTGGTAATGACGCCATTGTAAACAATGTTATAGCTGAAGTTGATATTCGCAAGTTCGAACCATGGGAATTACCAG cTCGTTCGGTGATAAAATCTGATGACCAAGAATGGTTTTTCTTGTGCCCTATTGAATACAAGTATGCAAAGAGTAAAAGGTTTAAAAGGACAACTAATAATGGTTTTTGGAAAGCTACTGGAATGGACCGTAACATTAGGATTAGGGGTACCAATGAAGTTATTGGGATTAAGAAGACTCTTGTTTACCATGAGAATCATGTTCCTGGTGTTAAGACCAATTGGATCATTCATGAGTATCATGATGTCACCTTAGAGGATTCCCAGGTTTGTTTTGTTACATTaaggttttaa
- the LOC120577734 gene encoding uncharacterized protein has translation MKKFEKNTEEELDTMICDEGESSRHMSSYYENQETAQGISDVLSGTLPEINMQSIFEEPFQADKYFPYSTQQSSIYENEPELLFSNAQFYNAYFKNENNVIQSTFATVDEENKFVNSMFVNGDFVTTESRRQS, from the exons ATGAagaaatttgagaaaaataCCGAAGAGGAGCTGGATACAATGATATGTGACGAAGGGGAGTCGAGTAGACACATGAGTTCTTACTACGAAAACCAAGAAACAGCTCAAGGAATTTCAGAT GTTTTAAGTGGTACTTTGCCAGAAATAAATATGCAATCAATATTTGAGGAACCTTTCCAAGCAGACAAATACTTTCCCTACTCTACTCAACAATCTTCAATCTATGAAAATGAGCCGGAACTATTATTCTCAAACGCACAATTTTACAATGCCtatttcaaaaatgaaaacaatgttATACAGAGCACGTTTGCAACTGTTGACGAGGAAAATAAGTTCGTCAATTCGATGTTCGTTAACGGGGATTTTGTTACTACTGAAAGCAGAAGACAATCATAA